GGTACTTGAGCGGGTCGCCGATCGTGATCGCCTCGGCGGCGGCCAGGAAGCGGCGCTTGAACTCGTCGTAGATCGGCGCGTCGAGGATGAGGTTGCCGGCGCTGGTGCAGCGCTGGCCGCCGGTGCCGAAGGCGGCCCACAGCGCGCCGCTCACGGCGTTGTCGAGGTCGGCGTCGGCCATGACGATCAGCGGATTCTTACCGCCCAGCTCGAGCGTCGGGTGCAGCAGGTTGCGCCCGGCAATCGCGCCGATCTGGCGGCCGACTACGGTGCTGCCGGTGAAGGCGAATTTGTCGAGCCGCTTGCGATTGTGCTCATCGCGCTCGTCGATCATGTCGACCAGGTGTTGGCCGGCGCTGGCTTGCCCGCCGCCGAACACCACGTTCAGCACGCCGGTAGGCAGGCCGGCCTCCTCGATCAGCTTGGCCAGCGCGTACGACGCGGCCGGGCAATCCTCCGAGGGTTTCCAGACGATCGTGTTGCCGGTGACGAGCGCGGGGATGATCTTCCAGCTTGGCACGGCGATCGGGAAGTTGCCGGCGGTGATGATGCCAACCACGCCCAGCGGCCGGCGGTAGGTCATCAGCTCTTTGCGCTGCATCTCCGACGGCACGGTCTGGCCATACAGCCGGCGGCCTTCGGACTGGAAGAAGTGGCAGGTATCGATCGCCTCCTGCACATCGCCGCGGGCCTCTTTGAGCGTCTTGCCCATCTCGCGGCTCACCAGGCGGCTGAGCGCCTCTTTCTCACGCTCGATCGCTTTGCCGATCGAGCCGATGATCTGGCCGCGGATCGGCGCGGGCGTGCGGCTCCACTCAGCGCAGGCGCGCCGGGCGGCCACACAGGCTGCGCGCACCTGCTCGCGGCTGGCCTCGGGGAACTCGCCGATCACATCTTCGAGGTTGCTCGAGTTGCGCGATAGAAACGCGGTTGGGCTATCAACGGCCTGGCCGCCGATCAGATGCGAAAATCGCCGGGTCATACTAGCTCCTTTGCTATGGCACCACACGCGCCCCGCAGCCGCGCGTATGCGCCGCAGCGAAGGCGGCATTATCTTACCATAGGCGAGCGGGCTGCCGTTTCACGGCGCTGCGCCAGCAGCCCAATTACGCAACTGCATGGCCCAGGTTGTACACCACCAGCAGCGGCTGCTTTGCGGTCGACGCGCCGAACACCTGCAGCTGGATGTTGATCTGCGGTGCGCCCTGGTCGGTCGGGTGCTGCTGGCGCTGCCAGTCGTCGATCGCTTGCGCGAACGGCGCGATAAACGCCGGCACGCGAGCGCCCACGCTGGCCTCGGCCGGCGGCAGCAGGCTGATCGGCAGGGCCACGCGCGGCAGCGTGCTTGCGCCCGGCAGCAGTGCGTAGGAGTATGCGCTGCTCATGGCTACCTCCACACTGATCTGCCCGTCGCCGCCGGCAAATAGGCCGGCAAAAAATGCCTCGAGCAGGGCCGCCAGGTTGGCCGGGCCGGCTTCCATATCGCCATGCGTGTCAAGCGAGAAGTCCTGGTAGACCAGGCGCGGGACGATCGGGTCGGCAAACTTGACCGGCGGTGTCTGGAAGATGAAATCGTGGTTGGTACCTACCTGGCCGATCTGGCTTGTGGGGAACAGGATGCGGTTGCGCTGCACCTGGATCGACGCCCAGGCATTCTGATGCATCAGCACATCCAGGCCAACCAGCGCGACCGTGCGCGTTGGGATTGCGCTTGCTTTTGCATATGTCAAGTAGGTTGGAGCTGTGGCCTCCGGTGCGATCAGGCGGTAGCGATAGGCGATGCTGACGTTTGCGGGCGGCGGGCTGACTGGTTCAGCCTGGTAGAGCGCCGGGTCGATCTGGATCACCACCTCGGGCAGCGTGATCGCGCCGGCGCTGATCGTGTGCGCGGCCGGGTTCCATGTCGCCGGCTGCCGATTGATCGTCAGCTGGATGATCTCGGCCTGGGCATTACCGTCTTGATCCGGCTGTAGCGCGTACAGAAAGTCGATCTGCACCAGCTCGGGCAGCACGGTCAGGTCGTGGACGTTAGGCACCAGGCTACCGGCATATGCCGTTGCTATAGCGTTAATATACTCGGCGAAGGCGGCCACGGCCTTCTGCGCGGCTTTAAGCGTGGCCTCGTCCACCGGCTCGGCGCCGATCTTGGCCAGGTAGCTGCCGAAGTCGCGCTCGATCGCCGGGTAGGCGCCTACCAGCTGCGCCAGCGCGGTGAACAGGTCGGGCTGCGCAGGTTTGTCGTCGGGGCGCGCTAGCGGCGGCGTGTAGTTCAGGTCGATCTCGATCTGCACCGCGTCTTGCGCCGCCTGCCGATACAGGTAGTCGAAGCTGTAATCCCACTGGGCCAGCTCAGCCGGGGTTGCCGGCGCGCTGCTGTGGCGCCGGGCCGCCTGCTTCTGTACAGTCGGCGGGCTTGGCAGCGCGCGATTGAGCACCGGGATGTTCGCGGCGCCCGCCCCGAGCGGGTACTCGAACGGCCCATTCACAAACGCCAGCCACTGGCTCTGCACATAGCCGGCAATGCCGGGCACACTGGTTCGCGCGAACTCCAGGTGGCTGATCTTGAGGCGCAGGTCGAGCGGCACAAACGCCTGCTCGGCGATATTCTTGGTGGTGAACACAAACGCCAGCCGCGGCTCGTAGCTGGTAGTCGCGCCCTTCACGGTCGCGCTAATCGGCCCGAGTGCGATCTTCGTGGGCGAAAGGGTGTAGTTCTGGTTCAGCGCGGCGCCATCGATCGTGCCAATCGGCTGGCCATACAGGCTCGGCGGCCCGGCCGGCGTGTGGGGCGGCGCGCCCGACACATCGCTCAGCCCAAACACCACCACCGCGCCAGCCGCGTAGGCCGCGCCGATCTGGTTCAGTAGCTGCTGGCGTAGCTGCTCGCGCGCGGCCCAGGCGGTCGATGCATCGCCGGCACTGGTCGATAGGATCGGCCGCACCGTCGCGCTGATGCTATCGGCCAGCGATTGCTTGGCCGCGAGCACTTTGCCCAGGTAGCCGTCTTTGAGCGGGTCGTTGGCGCCTAGCTCTTTGTCGAGAATAAACGCCGGCGCGGCGTATTCGGCCGCGAGGAAGCGGTCGATCGCGTCGAGGCTGGCCTGGAACCACAGGTTCTGATCGACGCCGGTGAAGCTCGACTGAACCGACTGGCCGGTGCTATAGTCGATAATCGTGGCGCTGCGGCTTGTGAGCGATGTGGCGACCGGCAGCGGCGCGTAGTAGCTCGGCGTCGCGCCGATCGTGAAGCTGATGCCCTGCCCCGGCGCACTGCCGAAGCGCGCGGCCCACAGCTGCCGGGCGCCGGTTGTGCCGGCCTGGCCGGCCTGCGGCAGCCCGGTGCCGACCTTCATATACCAGCCGGTGGTTTGGAACACCTGCTCGAACGCGGTTGCGTACTGCGTGTACGCCACGCTGTTGCCGCCGTCGGCCTGCGGCAACAGCGGGCTGGTGACCACCAGGCCGTCTGGCAGCGCCGCAACCGCCGGGTCGGTCAGCAAGGCCTGGCGCGCAAACGCGATGCGCACATCCAGCTCGATGATCGAGTCGGGCACCAGCGCGTCGAGCGCCACCGGCATGGCCAGCTGGGCTTGCGGCTGCGCCACGGCGATAGCGCCAGGATTCACCAGGGCATGCAGGTATTGCACGCACGCGCCGACGAAGCTGCGGATCACGCCGGCCTGGGCTTCACTGAGCTGAAGATCCGGCGCGGCCAGCAATGCGTTATGTACAAACATGGTGACTGCGTTGCCGCTGACGCCAGGCACAGGCACCTTCAGATTAGTGTAGTCCTGGCTCAGCTGAAAGTAGATCTGCTGGTAGAGCACCAGATCGCGCGCGGCCTGGTCGAGGTCGCCCGAGTAGTTATTTATGTCGAGTGAGAAGTTGAGCTGCAGCACAGGCGCGCCGCTGCTACCGGCATAGCTATGGCTGGCCTGCACGTTGGGCCAGGCCGCCACGCCAACCAGCTGGTCGCTGTAGCGGATCGGCACCGCCGCGCCGCTGATCGCGCCGGTGTAGCCGGCCGGCGGGGTATCGAATGGTGTGACGGTGGTGTTGCCGAATACGTCCTGCCAGCGCAGCGCGATCTGCGCGCTGCTGCCCACGCCGACGTAAGGGTTGGCCGATTGCGGCGGCAGCCCGGCGGCTGGTGCGGCCGGC
The sequence above is drawn from the Candidatus Kouleothrix ribensis genome and encodes:
- a CDS encoding aldehyde dehydrogenase family protein; its protein translation is MTRRFSHLIGGQAVDSPTAFLSRNSSNLEDVIGEFPEASREQVRAACVAARRACAEWSRTPAPIRGQIIGSIGKAIEREKEALSRLVSREMGKTLKEARGDVQEAIDTCHFFQSEGRRLYGQTVPSEMQRKELMTYRRPLGVVGIITAGNFPIAVPSWKIIPALVTGNTIVWKPSEDCPAASYALAKLIEEAGLPTGVLNVVFGGGQASAGQHLVDMIDERDEHNRKRLDKFAFTGSTVVGRQIGAIAGRNLLHPTLELGGKNPLIVMADADLDNAVSGALWAAFGTGGQRCTSAGNLILDAPIYDEFKRRFLAAAEAITIGDPLKYPDVLYGPFINERFYTSWAAHYDWGRADGATLLYGQGRITRDCKPAGFQGDPAAALYGWPTIWDAVTPDMQLFQREVFGPTINLVRVNGIDAAIEAANSVDYGLSSACYTNNREWAYQFKQRIEAGMSSINNSTTGAEAHMPFGGVKGSGNGTRESGIWVIESYTYWHAVNDDISGKLQLAQMDTGYIEPKAPFHVGEIDGV